The following are encoded in a window of Paenibacillus polymyxa genomic DNA:
- the nadC gene encoding carboxylating nicotinate-nucleotide diphosphorylase, with product MTSNSELYGEFSGYQEELTAQIRSWLREDTGSGDVTTRWTIEQGHQSKAVIHAKESGVVAGLPVAALVFQVVDPSLSFTPLVVDGQWIEKGSVLAEVTGSTHAILTGERLALNLLQRMSGIATRTRAFIDQLHGLSTRLVDTRKTTPGHRLLEKYAVRVGGGSNHRFGLYDAVMIKDNHIKGAGGIEQAVSRARANIPHTMTIEVETENMKQVQEALEAGADIIMLDNMSAPDMKEAVRFIRERAPHVKTEASGNVSLDTVREMAESGVDVISVGRLTYSFHNLDISLDLNAKKDR from the coding sequence AAGAACTGACGGCACAAATTCGCAGCTGGCTGCGAGAAGATACGGGCTCTGGCGATGTGACCACGCGCTGGACAATTGAGCAGGGCCACCAATCCAAGGCTGTCATTCATGCCAAGGAGAGCGGCGTGGTTGCGGGGTTACCCGTGGCTGCCCTTGTATTTCAGGTAGTGGACCCTTCCTTGTCGTTCACTCCGCTGGTAGTCGATGGACAGTGGATTGAAAAGGGGAGCGTTTTGGCAGAAGTAACGGGGAGTACCCATGCAATCCTGACCGGGGAGCGATTGGCGTTAAATCTGCTCCAACGGATGTCTGGTATTGCCACGCGGACTCGGGCTTTTATAGATCAATTGCATGGTCTGTCCACTCGCTTGGTGGATACACGTAAAACAACACCGGGACATCGACTGCTGGAGAAGTATGCTGTTCGTGTAGGCGGTGGCTCGAATCATCGTTTTGGCCTGTACGATGCTGTTATGATTAAGGATAATCATATTAAGGGCGCAGGTGGGATTGAACAAGCTGTGAGTCGAGCGCGCGCTAATATACCGCATACGATGACGATTGAAGTAGAGACGGAAAACATGAAACAAGTTCAGGAAGCCCTGGAAGCTGGGGCGGATATCATTATGCTGGATAACATGTCTGCCCCAGATATGAAGGAAGCCGTTCGGTTCATTCGGGAACGGGCACCACATGTCAAAACAGAAGCCTCGGGCAATGTATCGCTGGATACAGTGCGTGAGATGGCTGAGAGTGGCGTAGATGTGATTTCTGTAGGCAGGCTGACATACTCTTTTCATAACCTGGATATCAGCCTTGACCTTAACGCAAAGAAAGATAGGTGA